GGCACCGGGCCGTGCGCCGCCTCCGCCAGCCGGACGTAGGTCCGCGCGTCCACGACGTACGCCTCGCGCAGCGCCGGATCACCGGGGTGCGCCAGGATCTGGTCGACGCCGCGCCCGAGCATCACGTCACCGCACAGGAACAGCGTCACGACTCCGCCGCTCACGTCTCCACCGTAGGCACACCGGGGCCGGCCGGGTCACGCGTCGACCGTCACCGCACACGACCAGCCGTACGGGTCCGGCCCGATGCGCAGCTCGTTCCACGCCACCGCCGTCGGGATCTCCCCGGTGATCCGCACGTGATCGAGGCCGGTGACCGCCAGCCGGACGTCCAGGCCGCCGTCGGCCTCGTCCGCCTCCACGTCCACCGGCACCTCGCCGTACGCCTCCAGCCGGAAGATGACCTCGTCCAGCAGCGTGGCGAGCAGGTCGTCGTCGCTGGCCTCGGCCAGCCGCACCCGGTCCACGGCGGTGGGCCGCACCCCGGACAGGTCCGCGAAGCACTCCACCATCGCCAGTACGGCCTCCGCCAGACAGTGCTCCCGGCACGCCGCCCACGCCTCGATCCGGATGTCGCCCGGGTGCGGCACCGCCCGGTGCCCGCAGCCGCCCGGTCGCCTCACCTGTCCGCCGTCGTCCGTGTCACCGCCCATGAACATCGGCTGCCCGGGGCAGGCGGACCCATGCGGCGCACGGCACCGGCACCCGGGTCAGACGGGCTCGTCCGCCAGGTAGGGCGGCGCCGGGTCGTACTGGATGTAACGGCGCACCGCCCGCGCGTGCTCCCGGCCGTGCAGCCGGCCCACCAGCCACAGCGCGCTGTCGATGCCGGCCGAGACACCCTGGCTGGTGACCAGGTTGCCGTCCACGACATAGCGGGCGTCCCGGACCACCGTCACGTCGCCCCGCGCCTCAAGGGTGTCCTCCTGGCTCCAGTGGGTGGCCACCCGGCGTCCGCGGGCGGGCCCGGCGGCGTGCAGCAGGAACGTGCCGGTGCACACCCCGTGCACCCACGCCGCCTGTTCCGCGGTCTTCCCGATCCAGTCGGTCACCACCCGGTTGTGCAGCTGCGTCTCACGGGCCCCCCGCCCACCCGGCACGTGCAGCACGTCCAGCGGCGGATGGTCGTCCAGCGTGTGGTCGGGCAGCACGCGCAGGCCCTTGTTGCAGCGCACGGGCCCGGCGTGCTCGGCGACCAGCACGGCCCGGTCGGCGCCGTCACGGAGCATGGCCGAGACGGTGAACACCTCCCAGGGCCCCACGAAGTCGAGCTCCTCGGCATCCTCGAAGACCAGCAGGCCGTAGGTCGTCATACGGGTTCACCTTCCTTGGAGACGTGATGATCGGGGAGTGCGCCGGCGGGCGCCGCCGTGGAGCGGAACCTCGCGCGGTACTCCGACGGGGCGACACCGAGCCGACGGTGGAACGTGCGGCGCAGGGTCTCTGCGGTGGCGAAGCCACAGCGGCGGGCGACGGCCTCGACCGGCTCGTCCCCCTCGGTCAGGGCGCGCCGGGCCGCCTCGACGCGCACCCGCTCCACGTACGCGGCCGGCGGCACGCCCAGCTCGGCGGTGAAGCGGCGCTGGAGGTGGCGCGGGCTCAGCCCCGCGTGCGCGGCGAGCGAGGCGATGTCGTGCCGGGCGCCCGGATCGGCGTGGATCGCGGTGACGGCGGCCCGCACGGGGTCCGTCGCCGGCTGCCGCGACCACAGCGCCACGCTGAACTGCGACTGGCCGCCCGGACGGCGCAGGAAGAGCACCAGCTGA
This genomic stretch from Streptomyces sp. Go-475 harbors:
- a CDS encoding archease is translated as MGGDTDDGGQVRRPGGCGHRAVPHPGDIRIEAWAACREHCLAEAVLAMVECFADLSGVRPTAVDRVRLAEASDDDLLATLLDEVIFRLEAYGEVPVDVEADEADGGLDVRLAVTGLDHVRITGEIPTAVAWNELRIGPDPYGWSCAVTVDA
- a CDS encoding DJ-1/PfpI family protein, with amino-acid sequence MTTYGLLVFEDAEELDFVGPWEVFTVSAMLRDGADRAVLVAEHAGPVRCNKGLRVLPDHTLDDHPPLDVLHVPGGRGARETQLHNRVVTDWIGKTAEQAAWVHGVCTGTFLLHAAGPARGRRVATHWSQEDTLEARGDVTVVRDARYVVDGNLVTSQGVSAGIDSALWLVGRLHGREHARAVRRYIQYDPAPPYLADEPV